In Synechocystis sp. PCC 6714, the following are encoded in one genomic region:
- a CDS encoding bifunctional 2-polyprenyl-6-hydroxyphenol methylase/3-demethylubiquinol 3-O-methyltransferase UbiG, whose protein sequence is MENYSYVGSELELFRLARNWKNYYHRIIYSYLGENVLEVGAGIGSTTKILCSQNQQKWVCLEPDELMIDMLKSEKNLPQICEIKHGSLANISFDYCFDSIIYIDVLEHIEDDFAEIKRATANLRSGGFLVVLAPAHQWLFSPFDKSVGHFRRYNRQTIKRLTPPELRLVNLKYIDSVGLIASASNHFLKQSIPTLQQVKLWDTWMIPVSKVFDPILKYKFGKSILAVWKKF, encoded by the coding sequence ATGGAAAATTATAGCTACGTTGGCTCTGAGCTAGAATTATTTAGATTAGCCAGAAATTGGAAAAACTATTATCATAGAATAATTTACTCATATTTAGGTGAAAATGTATTAGAAGTAGGGGCTGGCATTGGAAGTACAACTAAAATACTTTGCAGTCAGAACCAACAAAAGTGGGTCTGCTTAGAGCCAGATGAATTGATGATTGATATGCTTAAATCAGAAAAAAATCTTCCACAAATTTGTGAAATTAAACATGGTTCACTAGCTAATATTTCATTTGACTATTGTTTTGATTCAATCATTTATATTGATGTCTTAGAACATATTGAAGATGACTTTGCTGAAATTAAGCGAGCAACGGCAAATTTGAGATCAGGGGGCTTTTTAGTTGTATTAGCTCCAGCCCACCAGTGGTTATTTTCCCCTTTTGATAAATCCGTAGGTCACTTCCGCCGATATAATCGTCAAACGATCAAACGATTAACACCACCAGAACTTAGGTTAGTCAACTTAAAATATATTGATTCTGTTGGATTAATTGCCTCGGCAAGTAATCATTTTTTAAAACAAAGCATACCAACTTTACAACAAGTCAAACTATGGGATACATGGATGATTCCAGTTTCAAAAGTCTTTGATCCCATATTGAAGTATAAATTTGGCAAGTCTATTTTAGCTGTATGGAAAAAATTTTAA
- a CDS encoding Uma2 family endonuclease has translation MLAKETFTPLPDHTQLPCEDGTFVKNFQEHPQSILLTSAIRPVLDQIHADGQYTIGQDSGIYWRLTEPPQRGAEAPDWFYVPNVPPLLNGKGRRSYVLWQEIIPPQIVLEFVSGDGSEERDRTPWTGKFWIYETVIRPAYYGIYEVEKASVELYYLVGSHYELMNPNAYGKYEIPELKVALGIWQGTYQNMELPWLRWWDLQGKLLPNPEEKVIQAEEKAEKLVAKLRELGIDPETLD, from the coding sequence ATGCTTGCCAAGGAAACATTTACGCCCCTGCCCGATCACACCCAGCTTCCTTGTGAAGACGGTACTTTCGTGAAGAATTTTCAGGAACATCCCCAAAGTATTTTGCTGACCAGTGCGATCCGTCCAGTCTTGGATCAAATTCATGCTGATGGACAGTACACCATCGGTCAAGATAGCGGCATTTATTGGCGTTTAACCGAACCACCACAGCGGGGAGCCGAAGCCCCAGACTGGTTTTATGTGCCAAATGTGCCGCCGTTACTCAATGGCAAGGGCCGACGCTCCTATGTGTTATGGCAAGAAATCATCCCGCCGCAGATCGTTTTAGAGTTCGTTTCTGGTGATGGTTCTGAGGAACGTGATCGCACCCCTTGGACTGGCAAATTTTGGATCTACGAAACGGTTATTCGTCCGGCTTATTACGGGATCTACGAGGTGGAAAAGGCGAGTGTTGAGCTATATTACCTGGTCGGTAGCCACTATGAATTAATGAATCCGAACGCCTATGGAAAGTATGAAATTCCAGAATTAAAAGTTGCGCTAGGCATTTGGCAAGGAACCTATCAAAACATGGAATTGCCTTGGTTACGGTGGTGGGATCTTCAAGGAAAGCTGTTACCTAATCCAGAAGAAAAAGTGATTCAAGCTGAAGAAAAAGCGGAAAAGTTAGTAGCAAAACTGCGGGAGTTGGGCATTGATCCAGAAACTCTTGATTAA
- the sbcD gene encoding exonuclease subunit SbcD, with product MLKVLHLSDIHLGSGFSHGHINPATGLNTRLEDFIQSLRLCIDRAIQEPADVVLFGGDAFPDATPPPYVQEAFAAEFRRLADAHIPTVLLVGNHDQHSQGSGGASLCIYRTLAVPGFIVGDRLGTHLIPSANGDLQIITLPWLTRSTLLTRPETEGLSLEAINLLLLKKLQPILEAEIRSLDPQLPTILLGHLMADRATFGAEKTLSVGKGFTIPLALINRPEFDYIALGHVHKHQNLNPHNNPPIVYPGSIERVDFGEEKEDKGYIWLEIGKGKVNWQFCPLPARPFKTIKVDVTEAEDPQAELLMAIAKTTIDGAVVRLIYQIRSEQLEQIDNRKLQEGLKSSHSYTIRPELVSQLARPRLPELGVGSALDPLVALKTYLENKKDIKELMPDLMEAAEHLLHTNGDNWLEAVED from the coding sequence ATGTTAAAAGTCCTGCATCTTTCTGACATTCATCTGGGCAGTGGTTTTTCCCATGGGCACATTAATCCGGCTACGGGGCTAAATACGAGGTTAGAAGATTTCATCCAGAGTTTACGGCTTTGCATTGACCGGGCAATTCAAGAGCCGGCGGATGTGGTGCTCTTTGGGGGGGATGCTTTTCCCGATGCCACCCCGCCCCCCTACGTTCAGGAAGCGTTTGCGGCTGAATTTCGCCGTTTGGCCGATGCCCATATTCCCACTGTCCTATTAGTGGGCAACCATGATCAGCATTCCCAGGGCAGTGGGGGAGCTAGTCTTTGCATCTATCGCACCCTGGCGGTACCTGGCTTCATCGTTGGCGATCGCCTTGGCACCCATCTAATTCCCAGCGCCAATGGAGATCTACAAATTATCACCTTGCCTTGGTTGACCCGCTCCACTCTGCTGACCCGGCCGGAAACGGAGGGGTTATCCCTAGAAGCTATTAATTTGCTCTTACTGAAAAAGTTACAGCCAATTTTGGAGGCAGAAATTCGGAGCCTAGACCCCCAATTGCCCACTATTTTGCTGGGGCATTTAATGGCGGATCGAGCCACCTTTGGGGCAGAAAAAACCCTCTCCGTAGGTAAAGGTTTTACTATTCCCCTAGCTTTAATTAATCGGCCCGAATTTGATTACATTGCTTTGGGCCATGTCCACAAACACCAAAATCTCAATCCCCACAACAATCCCCCCATTGTTTATCCCGGTAGCATTGAGCGGGTGGACTTTGGTGAAGAAAAGGAAGATAAAGGCTATATTTGGCTGGAAATTGGCAAGGGAAAAGTAAATTGGCAATTTTGTCCCCTGCCCGCCCGTCCCTTTAAAACCATTAAGGTCGATGTGACGGAGGCCGAAGATCCCCAGGCTGAATTATTAATGGCGATCGCCAAAACAACCATTGATGGTGCGGTGGTACGGCTAATTTACCAAATCCGCTCTGAACAGTTAGAACAAATAGATAATCGCAAATTACAGGAGGGTTTGAAATCGAGCCATTCCTACACCATCCGCCCAGAATTAGTCAGCCAATTGGCCCGGCCGCGATTGCCAGAATTGGGGGTAGGTTCCGCCCTTGATCCCCTGGTAGCCCTCAAAACCTACCTGGAAAACAAAAAAGATATTAAAGAGTTAATGCCTGACTTAATGGAAGCGGCTGAGCATTTACTCCATACTAATGGGGACAATTGGCTAGAAGCTGTGGAGGATTGA
- a CDS encoding RNA-directed DNA polymerase, protein MSLTRFLTHGYFPYELPQCFSSSSYGQLIGNLNSTSAIPNSLLKPTVPGSSNRFRTAPLLKHNLARVNRFRRILGVPNPILYMNLCKEITDNWEEINSFIKGSSLSYTQPAFTNNGNRAFNYNSLPSNLPQIRAHHRSNGKYLLVTDIQQFYPSIYTHSLPWALHTKDVAKSQRTNYQLTGNRLDRCVRNMQDSQTMGLPLGPDSSRILSEMLLTAVDMELLKEYPDLKGFRRIDDYELTFRTRSEAETALGILQGILSEFELSLNESKTQILELPLPLEETWTFTFKNFNFEARSPLSIIQNLTSYFGLAFDLAPKHPQSSVIGYAISRIKNEDFSNRLVWKVYQNLLIQSMIAEPGAIRYVLFELQKYKKKFSLRIDQDKIQDALEQMIQSHYALGHGSEIAWSIWATIILNVQLSELSCNIISQINEPLVPLLALHAESLGLTKIALDHTHWSSLMTEEELWGNNWLLCYEANVKNWLPSVGNVDHVNNDPAFSFLKENNVVFYNLNAISIAHSQWESRFSISDLVGYTSSDEENMGEMNSDF, encoded by the coding sequence ATGTCACTCACTAGATTTCTAACCCATGGTTATTTTCCATATGAGTTACCTCAATGCTTTTCTTCGAGTTCATATGGTCAGTTGATTGGCAATCTAAATAGTACAAGTGCTATTCCGAATAGTTTGCTAAAACCAACAGTACCAGGTAGTAGTAATCGTTTTAGAACCGCACCTCTACTCAAACATAATTTAGCAAGAGTTAATAGATTTCGTCGAATTTTAGGTGTTCCTAATCCCATTCTCTACATGAATTTATGTAAAGAAATTACAGACAATTGGGAAGAGATTAATTCATTTATAAAAGGAAGCTCGCTCTCTTATACACAACCAGCTTTCACTAATAACGGAAATAGGGCTTTTAATTATAATTCTCTGCCTTCTAATCTTCCACAAATTAGGGCACATCATCGCAGTAATGGGAAATATCTTCTTGTAACGGATATACAACAATTTTATCCTTCTATCTATACACACTCTTTACCTTGGGCACTTCATACAAAAGATGTGGCAAAAAGTCAAAGAACAAACTACCAGTTAACTGGGAACCGACTGGATAGATGTGTTCGTAATATGCAAGATTCGCAAACTATGGGATTGCCATTAGGTCCTGACTCTTCAAGAATATTGTCTGAAATGTTATTGACTGCTGTCGATATGGAATTACTCAAAGAATACCCTGATTTAAAAGGATTTCGAAGAATAGATGATTATGAATTGACCTTTAGAACAAGAAGTGAGGCAGAGACAGCACTGGGCATTTTGCAGGGAATTTTGTCGGAATTTGAATTATCTCTTAATGAATCAAAAACACAAATACTAGAGTTGCCTTTACCTTTAGAAGAGACATGGACATTTACATTTAAGAATTTTAACTTTGAAGCAAGATCTCCTTTGTCAATTATTCAAAATTTAACAAGCTATTTTGGTTTAGCTTTCGATTTAGCACCTAAGCATCCACAAAGCTCAGTTATTGGTTATGCCATATCTCGTATTAAGAATGAAGATTTTTCTAATAGGTTGGTCTGGAAAGTTTATCAGAATTTATTGATACAATCAATGATCGCTGAACCAGGAGCTATTCGATATGTCTTGTTTGAGCTTCAGAAATACAAGAAAAAATTTTCTCTTAGAATCGATCAAGACAAAATTCAGGATGCTCTAGAACAGATGATTCAGTCACATTACGCTTTAGGCCATGGGAGTGAAATTGCTTGGTCTATTTGGGCTACAATTATCCTAAACGTACAACTAAGCGAATTGTCATGCAATATAATTAGTCAAATTAATGAACCATTAGTCCCTTTGTTAGCTTTACATGCTGAGTCTTTAGGGTTAACTAAAATCGCTTTAGATCACACACATTGGTCTTCCTTAATGACTGAAGAAGAATTATGGGGAAATAACTGGCTACTATGCTATGAAGCAAATGTCAAAAATTGGCTGCCATCTGTTGGAAATGTAGATCATGTTAATAATGATCCTGCATTTTCATTCCTCAAAGAAAACAATGTAGTATTTTATAATCTTAATGCAATTAGTATAGCTCATTCTCAATGGGAATCTCGTTTCTCCATTTCAGACCTTGTTGGTTATACTTCCTCTGATGAAGAAAATATGGGTGAGATGAATTCTGATTTTTAA
- a CDS encoding glutathionylspermidine synthase family protein translates to MQPIKISRRPRWRQHIQDNAYQADVLSDPAQKYWVEALPQPFAIQFTPQEETAIAIASEKLWQMCVEFLDWFFDEDDDSAVDARLAQLKIRPEYWPALKNSWHRTDPVEDLSLATRFDLVVTEDGQIKLIEINGETPLLGAETVYQWNWLVDYQRNHNQGAYALPANASQFNEYWERTAGQWRRIYEEYDLLRTGISFLVDEQLEEDSEMAMQLIQILHDEVDENVYTQLVYLRGLENDRGQLTQRGLGLDEDGYFIDHANERIPILWKMYDWSDLQNDMANAGCTEALAQRLAVGDTKVIEPLWKQILSNKGAMALIWQRFKDSEYAQYLLPTYFESDISLEATRLLLQGLHVRKPLLGMEGIGVSIELGAGAVEKRPTYGYGEEGFIIQEYIELPQAFDYHYMVGSWVIDDTAAGIILRGDTSQITGRHCLIIPHIVAEEFLSIG, encoded by the coding sequence ATGCAACCGATAAAAATTAGCCGTCGTCCCCGCTGGCGCCAACATATTCAGGATAATGCTTACCAAGCTGATGTGCTCAGTGATCCAGCCCAAAAATATTGGGTGGAAGCCCTACCCCAACCCTTTGCCATCCAATTCACCCCCCAAGAAGAAACGGCGATCGCCATTGCTAGTGAAAAACTATGGCAAATGTGTGTGGAATTTCTGGACTGGTTTTTTGATGAGGATGATGACTCTGCCGTTGACGCAAGATTGGCCCAGCTAAAAATTCGCCCTGAATATTGGCCTGCCCTGAAAAATAGTTGGCATCGCACCGACCCGGTGGAGGATTTAAGTTTAGCTACCCGTTTTGATCTAGTGGTCACCGAAGATGGTCAGATTAAATTAATTGAAATTAATGGGGAAACGCCACTGTTGGGAGCGGAAACGGTTTACCAATGGAATTGGTTAGTGGACTACCAACGCAACCACAATCAAGGGGCCTATGCTTTACCGGCCAATGCTAGTCAGTTTAATGAATATTGGGAAAGAACGGCGGGGCAATGGCGCAGAATTTATGAAGAATATGATTTACTCCGCACAGGCATTTCCTTTCTGGTAGATGAACAACTAGAAGAAGATAGTGAAATGGCAATGCAATTAATCCAAATTCTCCACGATGAGGTGGATGAAAATGTTTACACCCAATTGGTTTATCTAAGGGGTTTAGAAAATGATCGGGGTCAATTAACTCAAAGGGGTTTGGGTTTAGATGAAGATGGTTATTTCATTGACCATGCTAACGAAAGAATTCCAATTTTATGGAAAATGTATGACTGGTCAGATTTGCAAAATGATATGGCCAATGCTGGCTGCACTGAGGCGTTAGCCCAACGCCTAGCCGTGGGAGATACAAAAGTAATTGAACCTTTATGGAAACAAATTTTATCTAACAAAGGGGCGATGGCTTTAATTTGGCAACGGTTTAAAGATAGTGAGTATGCTCAATATCTCCTGCCCACTTATTTTGAGAGCGATATTTCCCTCGAAGCAACCCGTTTACTATTGCAGGGTTTACACGTTCGTAAACCTTTGTTAGGTATGGAAGGCATTGGTGTTTCCATTGAGTTGGGGGCCGGAGCAGTGGAAAAACGGCCTACCTATGGTTATGGTGAAGAGGGTTTTATTATCCAAGAATATATTGAACTGCCCCAGGCCTTTGACTATCACTACATGGTGGGGAGTTGGGTTATTGATGATACGGCGGCTGGCATTATTTTACGGGGAGATACTTCTCAAATTACAGGTCGTCATTGTTTGATTATTCCCCATATCGTGGCAGAAGAATTTTTATCAATTGGTTAA
- a CDS encoding ATP-dependent Clp protease ATP-binding subunit has translation MFERFTEKAIKVIMLAQEEARRLGHNFVGTEQILLGLIGEGTGVAAKVLKSMGVNLKDARIEVEKIIGRGSGFVAVEIPFTPRAKRVLELSLEEARQLGHNYIGTEHLLLGLIREGEGVAARVLENLGVDLSKVRTQVIRMLGETAEVAAGGGSGGRTKTPTLDEFGSNLTQMAAEGKLDPVVGRQKEIERVIQILGRRTKNNPVLIGEPGVGKTAIAEGLAQRIANKDIPDILEEKRVVTLDIGLLVAGTKYRGEFEERLKKIMDEIRQAGNIILVIDEVHTLIGAGAAEGAIDAANILKPALARGELQCIGATTLDEYRKHIERDAALERRFQPVMVGEPSVEETIEILYGLRERYEQHHKLKILDEALEAAAKLSDRYISDRFLPDKAIDLIDEAGSRVRLINSQLPPAAKELDKELRQILKEKDDAVRNQDFDKAGELKDREDEIKKQIRAIASSKKAEGDSGEPEVTSEEIAHIVASWTGVPVNKLTESESEKLLHMEDTLHQRLIGQEDAVKAVSRAIRRARVGLKNPNRPIASFIFSGPTGVGKTELTKALAAYFFGSEEAMIRLDMSEFMERHTVSKLIGSPPGYVGYNEGGQLTEAVRRRPYTVVLFDEIEKAHPDIFNMLLQILEDGRLTDAKGRTVDFKNTLLIMTSNIGSKVIEKGGGGLGFDFADDQAESQYNRIRSLVNEELKNYFRPEFLNRLDEIIVFRQLNKEEVKEISEILLRDVFARLVEKEISLQVTDKFKERIVEEGFNPAYGARPLRRAIMRLLEDVLAEEILSGRLKEGSQALVDIGEDNQVVVIPGETRELIAPGVE, from the coding sequence ATGTTTGAACGCTTTACAGAAAAAGCCATTAAAGTAATCATGCTTGCTCAGGAGGAAGCTCGTCGCCTCGGACATAACTTCGTTGGCACGGAACAAATTCTGCTCGGCTTGATTGGCGAAGGAACTGGCGTCGCCGCCAAGGTTCTCAAATCCATGGGGGTTAATCTCAAAGACGCCCGCATCGAAGTAGAGAAAATTATCGGGCGGGGATCAGGTTTTGTGGCCGTGGAAATTCCCTTTACCCCCCGGGCTAAAAGAGTGCTGGAACTTTCCCTTGAGGAAGCCAGGCAACTGGGGCACAATTACATCGGCACCGAACATTTACTGTTGGGTCTGATTCGAGAAGGGGAAGGGGTAGCCGCCCGGGTATTAGAAAACCTAGGGGTTGATCTTTCCAAAGTCCGCACCCAGGTGATCCGTATGTTGGGGGAAACGGCCGAAGTAGCCGCCGGTGGTGGCAGTGGTGGCCGCACCAAAACCCCGACTTTGGACGAATTTGGTTCCAATCTGACCCAGATGGCCGCCGAAGGAAAGTTGGATCCTGTGGTGGGTCGCCAAAAAGAAATTGAGCGGGTGATTCAAATCCTGGGCCGCCGCACCAAAAATAACCCTGTCCTGATTGGGGAACCGGGGGTGGGTAAAACGGCGATCGCCGAAGGTTTAGCCCAGCGCATTGCCAACAAAGATATTCCCGACATCCTCGAAGAAAAGCGGGTGGTGACCCTGGACATCGGTTTGCTGGTGGCCGGCACCAAATACCGAGGGGAATTTGAAGAACGACTGAAAAAAATCATGGATGAAATCCGCCAAGCCGGTAACATCATCCTCGTCATCGACGAAGTCCATACCCTGATTGGAGCCGGTGCTGCCGAAGGGGCAATCGACGCGGCCAATATCCTCAAGCCCGCCTTAGCCCGGGGTGAGTTGCAATGTATTGGCGCCACCACCCTCGATGAGTATCGTAAACACATTGAACGGGATGCGGCCCTGGAACGGCGTTTCCAACCCGTGATGGTGGGGGAACCCTCCGTGGAAGAAACCATCGAAATCCTCTACGGTCTGCGGGAACGTTACGAACAGCACCACAAACTGAAAATTTTGGACGAAGCCCTGGAGGCCGCCGCCAAACTTTCCGACCGTTATATCTCTGACCGTTTCTTGCCCGACAAGGCGATCGATTTGATTGACGAAGCCGGTTCCCGGGTGCGCTTGATCAATTCCCAATTGCCCCCCGCCGCCAAGGAGTTGGACAAGGAATTGCGGCAAATTCTCAAAGAAAAAGATGACGCCGTCCGCAACCAAGACTTTGACAAAGCCGGGGAACTAAAAGACCGGGAAGACGAAATTAAAAAACAAATCCGGGCGATCGCCTCTTCCAAAAAAGCGGAAGGGGACAGTGGTGAACCGGAAGTAACTTCCGAAGAAATTGCCCATATCGTTGCTTCTTGGACTGGAGTCCCCGTTAACAAATTAACGGAATCGGAATCCGAAAAACTGTTGCATATGGAGGACACCCTCCATCAACGGTTAATCGGCCAAGAAGATGCAGTTAAAGCCGTATCCCGGGCCATTCGTCGGGCCAGGGTAGGGTTGAAAAATCCCAACCGTCCCATTGCTAGCTTCATTTTCTCCGGTCCCACCGGGGTGGGTAAAACCGAGTTGACCAAAGCTCTGGCGGCTTACTTCTTCGGTTCCGAGGAAGCGATGATCCGCCTGGACATGTCGGAATTTATGGAACGGCACACCGTTTCTAAATTGATCGGTTCCCCCCCCGGCTATGTGGGCTATAACGAAGGGGGTCAGTTGACGGAAGCAGTACGTCGCCGTCCCTACACGGTGGTGCTGTTTGACGAGATTGAAAAAGCCCACCCCGACATCTTCAATATGCTGTTGCAAATTTTGGAAGATGGTCGCCTCACCGATGCCAAAGGTCGCACAGTGGATTTCAAAAACACCCTGTTGATTATGACCTCCAACATCGGTTCCAAGGTAATTGAAAAAGGTGGCGGCGGTTTGGGCTTTGACTTTGCCGATGACCAGGCGGAGTCCCAGTACAATCGCATTCGCTCCCTGGTCAATGAAGAACTGAAAAACTACTTCCGTCCCGAGTTCCTGAACCGTCTGGATGAAATTATCGTCTTCCGTCAATTGAACAAAGAGGAAGTCAAGGAAATTTCCGAAATCCTTCTGCGGGATGTGTTTGCCCGGTTGGTGGAAAAAGAAATTTCTTTGCAAGTCACCGACAAGTTCAAAGAACGCATTGTGGAAGAAGGGTTTAACCCCGCCTACGGTGCCCGTCCCCTCCGCCGGGCCATTATGCGCCTGCTGGAAGACGTGTTAGCGGAAGAAATTCTTTCGGGCCGTCTCAAGGAAGGCAGCCAAGCGCTGGTGGACATTGGCGAAGACAACCAAGTGGTGGTCATCCCCGGCGAAACAAGGGAATTGATTGCCCCCGGTGTGGAATAG
- a CDS encoding DUF1190 domain-containing protein — MEPNHFPDNISRPIYRKQVRQYLAMVAVLAMVSTSCKDNNPKTNQGGAAESKEKIEALYYTSVAECKKDMANQANEYKALTEAHKAGKLTNAPTPPPIRPEDCEAQMKAAQEEHQRNAPVYGSRADCQNDGVICEPTPSGYHTSGYRPIFGGAYFYPYGSNYTYIYSGGVQRRVLQPSIVYRGTNPDQLITPNGVSVPRTTTGKVSTSKAVTAPAPPRPSGTAAKGTISGRSSNKGFGSTFKGTGRGGK, encoded by the coding sequence ATGGAACCAAATCATTTCCCCGATAACATTTCTCGGCCCATTTATCGTAAACAGGTTAGGCAATATCTAGCGATGGTCGCGGTGTTGGCCATGGTAAGCACCAGTTGTAAAGACAATAATCCCAAAACCAACCAGGGTGGCGCTGCTGAAAGTAAAGAAAAAATTGAAGCCCTTTACTACACCAGCGTGGCGGAATGCAAAAAGGATATGGCCAATCAGGCCAATGAGTATAAAGCCCTGACGGAAGCCCATAAAGCGGGCAAATTGACCAACGCCCCCACACCTCCTCCCATTCGGCCCGAAGATTGCGAAGCCCAAATGAAAGCGGCCCAGGAGGAACACCAACGGAATGCCCCGGTTTATGGTAGTCGAGCCGATTGTCAAAATGATGGGGTAATTTGTGAGCCTACCCCCAGTGGCTACCACACCAGCGGTTATCGTCCGATTTTTGGCGGAGCTTACTTTTATCCCTACGGCAGTAATTACACCTACATCTACTCTGGCGGGGTACAACGGCGGGTGTTGCAACCATCCATTGTGTATCGGGGGACAAATCCGGATCAGTTAATTACCCCCAATGGCGTTAGTGTGCCCCGCACTACCACGGGCAAAGTTTCCACTTCCAAAGCTGTCACTGCCCCCGCTCCCCCTAGGCCATCGGGCACCGCCGCGAAGGGCACTATTTCAGGCCGCAGTAGCAATAAGGGTTTTGGTTCTACTTTTAAGGGCACTGGCCGGGGAGGTAAATAA
- a CDS encoding flavin reductase family protein produces the protein MLDEQAKKTLLRKIPHGLYVCGVRSGEEANGFTASWVMQGSFDPPLVVNCVRSDSISHRLLQESGQFALSFLAADQKDVAAQFFKPQRRVGDKFENFDVLDAPETGCPVLKDCLGYVECRVVGSVAHGDHTVFVGEVIGAQVFNEGKPLLLESTGWNYGG, from the coding sequence GTGCTAGACGAACAAGCCAAGAAAACCCTCCTACGCAAAATTCCCCACGGCCTCTACGTCTGTGGTGTTAGGTCCGGAGAGGAGGCCAATGGTTTCACCGCCAGTTGGGTGATGCAGGGTTCCTTTGACCCCCCCCTGGTGGTTAACTGTGTGCGCTCTGATTCCATTTCCCATCGGCTATTGCAGGAAAGCGGCCAGTTTGCCCTCAGTTTTCTGGCGGCGGACCAAAAAGATGTAGCAGCGCAATTCTTTAAGCCCCAACGACGGGTGGGGGACAAGTTTGAAAATTTTGACGTGCTTGATGCCCCCGAAACCGGTTGTCCTGTGCTCAAAGACTGCCTCGGTTATGTGGAATGCCGAGTGGTGGGGTCTGTAGCCCACGGCGATCACACCGTTTTTGTTGGTGAAGTCATTGGCGCCCAAGTCTTTAATGAGGGCAAGCCCCTATTACTAGAAAGCACCGGCTGGAACTACGGCGGCTAG
- a CDS encoding glycosyltransferase, translating into MFNIEFHDNFISTEDNSQEVIFIIPVFNDWKSVRKLLEDLDTLLTRYKILASILVVDDASNFPEEQRLFDNMGLRAIKNFKILRLKRNIGHQRAITIGLAYTEAFYSGDMVLVMDADGEDTPQDCIALIQKCVENDYRKIIFARRSQRSESFLFKLFYRAYYTTYHLLTGFDIRVGNFSIIPFNLLHRLVVVSELWNHYAAGVLKSKLMNDDINTRRGTRYYGKSQMNFTSLITHGLSAISVHGEIVGVRLLIVSCMMICLMIIAILIVVGIRLTTNLAIPGWTSYIVTILLSLILQVFMIALSFIFLVLVGRNNIGFIPSRDYSYFILSVEDIF; encoded by the coding sequence ATGTTTAACATAGAATTTCATGATAATTTTATCTCAACAGAAGATAACTCTCAAGAGGTTATTTTTATTATTCCGGTTTTTAATGATTGGAAATCTGTCAGAAAACTATTAGAAGATTTAGATACTCTACTAACTCGTTACAAAATTTTGGCAAGTATATTAGTAGTCGACGATGCGTCAAATTTCCCAGAAGAACAAAGACTATTTGACAATATGGGTTTGCGAGCAATCAAAAATTTTAAAATTCTTCGACTCAAAAGGAATATCGGTCATCAACGCGCGATAACTATCGGGTTAGCCTATACTGAAGCTTTTTACTCAGGAGATATGGTCTTAGTTATGGATGCAGATGGCGAGGATACACCTCAAGATTGTATTGCTCTAATTCAAAAATGTGTGGAAAACGACTACAGAAAAATTATTTTTGCCCGCCGAAGCCAGAGATCAGAATCATTTCTGTTTAAATTATTCTATCGCGCATATTATACAACCTACCATTTATTAACTGGTTTTGATATTAGGGTTGGCAACTTTAGCATCATTCCATTTAATCTGCTCCATAGATTAGTAGTTGTTTCCGAATTGTGGAATCATTATGCTGCAGGTGTTCTAAAATCAAAGTTGATGAATGATGATATAAATACCCGTCGAGGGACTCGTTATTACGGTAAATCTCAAATGAACTTTACATCGCTTATTACCCATGGTTTAAGTGCAATCTCTGTTCATGGTGAAATAGTTGGAGTTCGTTTATTAATAGTTTCCTGTATGATGATCTGTTTGATGATAATAGCCATACTCATAGTTGTGGGAATCCGCTTAACCACAAACCTTGCTATACCTGGATGGACTTCTTACATAGTAACTATCTTATTATCTCTTATTTTACAAGTATTTATGATTGCGCTTTCATTTATCTTTTTAGTTTTAGTAGGACGCAATAATATCGGTTTTATACCAAGTAGAGATTATTCTTATTTTATATTATCAGTAGAGGATATTTTCTAA